Proteins encoded by one window of Streptomyces sp. NBC_01571:
- a CDS encoding sucrase ferredoxin, which produces MSTCTTASRDFDEPLAGTAATARTWLLLEQSGPWGAKALTSSHLDPELGRALEAAAEGTGVRIALIRRPGRHADCGTPAERQVYAAHTTPGHAWLHGATTRAPEQLLDLDFTALGTGDPHTFDTVLRGSPHRGDPLALVCTNGKRDRCCALLGRPLAAELAASGVEGAWEVTHLGGHRFSPTLLVLPYGYAYGRAAAHSVKEVLQGVREGRIVTEGCRGGSAWERPGQAAELAVRTATGEHAADAFRVLRTHGTAPRWEVTVAHTDGRVWRVIVAQGASLPPRPESCGSALGSPARMDVVAVRELPRTPIPIAC; this is translated from the coding sequence GTGAGTACGTGCACGACCGCGTCCCGCGACTTCGACGAACCCCTCGCGGGGACCGCGGCGACCGCGAGGACATGGCTGCTGCTCGAGCAGTCCGGACCCTGGGGCGCCAAGGCGCTCACGTCGAGCCACCTGGACCCCGAGCTCGGGCGCGCCCTCGAGGCGGCGGCCGAAGGCACCGGCGTACGAATCGCGCTCATCCGGCGCCCCGGACGGCATGCCGACTGCGGTACACCCGCCGAGCGCCAGGTGTACGCGGCCCACACCACTCCCGGACACGCCTGGCTGCACGGCGCCACGACCCGCGCGCCCGAGCAACTGCTCGACCTGGACTTCACCGCGCTCGGCACGGGTGATCCGCACACCTTCGACACGGTGCTGCGGGGCAGTCCGCACCGGGGCGATCCGCTCGCGCTCGTCTGCACCAACGGCAAACGCGACCGTTGCTGCGCCCTCCTGGGCCGGCCGCTCGCCGCCGAGCTCGCGGCCTCGGGGGTGGAGGGCGCGTGGGAGGTCACTCATCTGGGTGGTCACCGTTTCTCGCCCACCCTGCTCGTCCTGCCGTACGGCTACGCGTACGGACGGGCCGCGGCCCACTCCGTCAAGGAGGTCCTCCAGGGCGTCCGGGAGGGGCGCATCGTCACCGAGGGCTGCCGGGGCGGTTCCGCCTGGGAACGGCCGGGCCAGGCGGCCGAGCTGGCCGTGCGCACGGCCACCGGAGAGCACGCGGCGGACGCCTTCCGGGTCCTGCGCACCCATGGCACGGCACCGCGCTGGGAGGTGACCGTCGCCCACACCGACGGCCGCGTGTGGCGTGTCATCGTCGCGCAGGGCGCCTCGCTGCCGCCTCGCCCCGAGAGCTGCGGCTCGGCGCTCGGTTCCCCCGCCCGCATGGACGTCGTGGCCGTGCGGGAGCTGCCCCGTACGCCGATCCCGATCGCCTGCTGA